A single window of Mycosarcoma maydis chromosome 1, whole genome shotgun sequence DNA harbors:
- a CDS encoding putative replication factor C subunit 4 — MTVSSASSTAAPAASNTTGYELPWVEKYRPLRLDDVVGNKDTIDRLKVIQKDGNCPHLLISGLPGIGKTTSVLCLARALLGEAYKEGVLELNASDERGVDVVRNKIKTFAQKKVSLPPGRHKIIILDEADSMTPAAQQALRRTMEIYSNTTRFCFACNQSNKIIEPIQSRCAILRYAKVRDEHILKRLLEICEMENVEYSDEGLAAIIFTTEGDMRQAINNLQSTWTGLGFVSPDNVFKVCDQPHPFLIRSILLACKDGHVDEALEKLDEISSKGYAAVDIVTTLFRVVKTLDAIPEATKLDFIKEIGWTHIKILEGVATLVQLGGLLARLCKLSMHPNQFQV; from the coding sequence ATGACGGTATCGtccgcatcgtcgacagctgcaccagctGCTTCCAACACCACAGGCTACGAGCTGCCATGGGTAGAAAAATACCGGCCGCTACGACTGGACGACGTGGTGGGGAATAAAGACACGATTGATCGGCTCAAAGTGATTCAGAAGGACGGCAACTGTCCGCACCTGCTCATCTCGGGACTTCCCGGGATCGGCAAAACTACGTCGGTGCTCTGTCTTGCTCGTGCGCTGCTGGGCGAAGCATACAAAGAGGGTGTGCTCGAACTCAACGCTTCCGACGAACGAGGTGTCGATGTGGTTCGaaacaagatcaagacgtTTGCGCAAAAGAAAGTGTCGCTCCCACCCGGAAGGCATAAGatcatcatcctcgacgaggcggatAGTATGACTCCTGCTGCGCAACAGGCGCTGCGAAGGACCATGGAGATCTACTCGAATACTACCAGGTTCTGCTTCGCTTGCAATCAGAGCAACAAAATCATCGAACCCATCCAGTCGCGCTGTGCCATCTTACGGTATGCAAAGGTTCGAGACGAACACATCTTGAAGAGGCTCTTGGAGATTTGCGAGATGGAAAACGTCGAGTACTCGGACGAAGGTCTGGCTGCGATCATCTTCACCACCGAGGGCGATATGCGTCAGGCGATCAACAACCTTCAGTCTACCTGGACTGGCTTGGGTTTCGTTAGTCCAGACAACGTGTTCAAGGTATGCGACCAACCGCATCCTTTCCTCATCCGATCGATCCTGCTCGCGTGTAAAGACGGCCATGTGGACGAAGCGCTGGAAAAGCTCGATGAAATTTCGAGCAAAGGCTATGCCGCTGTAGACATCGTCACGACACTCTTCAGAGTAGTCAAGACGCTTGACGCCATTCCCGAAGCAACCAAGCTGGACTTTATCAAAGAAATCGGTTGGACCCACATCAAGATCCTCGAAGGGGTCGCAACACTTGTCCAGTTGGGCGGCTTACTTGCCAGGCTATGCAAGCTCAGTATGCATCCCAACCAGTTCCAGGTGTGA
- a CDS encoding origin recognition complex subunit 4 (related to Origin recognition complex subunit 4), producing the protein MPAVKRKATTSPVVSEQPRGEAAIEADQPLDDLIEAGPSSHKRANVSASVSLESLESKLSHLPLNVLEPLLPLQKQLCLSTLVGSLPPVPTEPTQSIASTSTLAQDQDEDAAVFTDKFSHVDASLTPQLQAEACVGLKDEWHMLHSMLHATVKSQESNSCLLIGASGSGKSLLVDSVLDSICKSIGADAPSSSNRPYYHVHLAGTLQTNDRSAMKEMAQQLIVQGAFTEQDIGDEINVPSSDDDEADQTQLPTTSATDHVFGGDDHKGEDENQDQDDLEHEAALAAAAANDEQAEIQNELAGAILSSLNNIIAHIIALLSNTASTSATITDANRSSKATRKPLIITLDDFDLFTARPRQAMLYCLLDAVQAASYGAGLAVVGLTGRVDTVDLLEKRVKSRFSHRILHVRPPATYDAFERIVRNALSSLSPNSTQVSSISPTYLESFSVAWNSDIATLFANQHFREILHGIYELSNDIRMIYRVLTPAISCLSILNPAINLPLVLSTAATEVGQGMIHILRDLTEPELALLIAIKHLQTRDRQVFNFEMCFDELRRFAARDASERQAASTGSLCTDVSAEVTATAVAAGAIGAVGAVGSLSGSAVSTPFFADRKLALMSFHTLLSLEIVLPENHVSTLTISNPVAKPSASSSVSGSSTGRANQNTVRKEFWKVRCILPPQVIVAAVKDKQRQVAVSSSLVKWATSHG; encoded by the coding sequence ATGCCCGCAGTCAAGCGAAAGGCCACAACATCGCCGGTTGTCTCTGAACAACCACGAGGTGAAGCGGCCATCGAAGCCGACCAGCCGCTCGACGACCTCATCGAAGCAGGACCGTCATCCCACAAACGCGCCAACGTCTCGGCATCTGTCTCACTTGAAAGCCTCGAGAGCAAACTAAGCCATCTGCCCCTCAACGTATTAGAACCCCTCTTACCACTTCAGAAGCAGCTTTGTCTTTCTACGCTCGTCGGTAGCCTTCCACCCGTGCCAACAGAGCCGACGCAATCGATAGCATCCACATCTACGCTTGCCCAAGACCAAGATGAGGATGCTGCGGTCTTCACCGACAAATTCAGTCATGTTGACGCAAGTCTCACCCCCCAATTGCAGGCAGAAGCATGTGTAGGCTTAAAAGACGAGTGGCACATGCTTCATAGCATGCTTCACGCCACAGTCAAGTCGCAGGAGAGCAACAGCTGTTTGCTCATCGGTGCTTCGGGTTCCGGTAAATCCTTGCTGGTAGATTCGGTTCTTGATTCGATCTGCAAAAGCATAGGTGCAGATGCTCCATCTTCGAGCAACAGACCCTACTATCATGTTCATCTCGCAGGCACGCTTCAAACCAACGATCGTTCTGCGATGAAGGAGATGGCGCAACAACTTATCGTGCAAGGCGCCTTCACCGAGCAAGATATTGGTGATGAAATCAACGTACCATCTtcggatgacgacgaggcagaTCAAACTCAGCTACCTACTACATCGGCCACTGATCATGTCTTCGGAGGCGATGATCACAAAGGTGAAGATGAAAatcaagatcaagatgacCTCGAACATGAGGCGGCGCTGGCTGCCGCGGCGGCGAATGACGAACAGGCCGAAATCCAAAACGAGCTAGCAGGAGCCATTCTATCGTCGCTCAACAACATCATCGCCCATATCATCGCACTCCTCTCCAATACCGCTTCAACATCAGCAACCATTACTGACGCAAATCGCAGTTCCAAAGCCACAAGGAAACCTCTCATTATCACACTGGACGACTTTGACCTGTTTACCGCACGACCGAGGCAAGCCATGCTGTACTGCTTGCTGGACGCGGTACAGGCAGCGTCGTACGGTGCAGGTCTGGCTGTTGTCGGATTGACCGGTCGAGTAGATACGGTGGATTTGCTGGAAAAGAGGGTCAAGAGTCGATTCTCGCATCGAATCTTGCACGTGCGACCGCCAGCGACGTACGACGCATTCGAACGCATCGTTCGCAACGCTctgtcgtcgctgtcgccCAACTCAACGCAGGTATCCTCGATCTCACCAACCTACCTCGAAAGCTTCTCAGTAGCATGGAATTCCGACATTGCCACCCTGTTCGCCAACCAACATTTTCGCGAAATCCTTCACGGGATTTATGAGCTGTCCAACGACATACGCATGATCTACCGAGTTCTCACACCCGCTATCTCATGCCTATCCATTCTCAACCCTGCCATCAACCTGCCCTTGGTCCTCTCCACAGCGGCAACAGAAGTGGGTCAAGGGATGATTCACATACTTCGCGACCTCACCGAACCCGAATTGGCACTCTTGATCGCTATCAAACATCTGCAAACACGCGACCGACAGGTGTTCAACTTTGAAATGTGTTTCGACGAACTTCGCAGATTCGCCGCTCGAGACGCGAGCGAACGGCAAGCAGCTTCCACCGGATCGCTTTGCACGGATGTCTCGGCAGAAGtcacagcaacagcagtaGCAGCTGGCGCAATAGGCGCAGTAGGCGCAGTAGGATCGTTGAGCGGTTCGGCGGTGTCTACGCCCTTTTTTGCTGATCGCAAGTTGGCGTTGATGTCGTTCCACACGCTGCTAAGTCTGGAGATTGTCCTGCCGGAGAATCACgtgtcgacgctgacgaTCAGCAATCCAGTTGCAAAGCCGAgtgcaagctcgagcgtcaGTGGAAGTTCGACCGGGAGGGCGAATCAGAATACGGTGAGAAAGGAGTTTTGGAAAGTAAGGTGTATCTTGCCCCCGCAAGTGATTGTTGCTGCCGTCAAGGATAAGCAGCGTCAAGTGGCCGTCAGTTCCAGCCTTGTAAAGTGGGCTACCTCCCACGGCTAG